The following DNA comes from Lentibacillus sp. Marseille-P4043.
AAATAAGTTGGATGCACTATTGATTACCAGTCCAATTAACCGGCGGTACATTACAGGATTTACCGGCACTGCTGGAGTGGCAATTGTAACTCAGAACGATGCGCTTTTCATCACAGATTTTCGCTACATAGAACAGGCAACGGAACAGGCAAAAGATTTTAAAATAGTGGAACACAAACAACTCATCATCCAGGAAATAAGTGATCAATTGAAACAGCTTAACGTTAAACGAGTTGGTTTCGAAAAAGAATATGTTACGTTTGCTACGTATGAATTGTATAAAAAGACAATTGATCAAGAATTGCTACCAGTCAGCGATATCATTGAAAAGTTACGTCTGATTAAGTCGGAAAGTGAACTGACTACATTAAAAAAGGCAGCTAAAATTGCGGACGATGCATTTGTTCATATTCAAAACTACATTAAACCAGGTGTTAAAGAAATAGACATCTCCAATGAATTAGAATTCTTTATGCGTAGACAAGGCGCAACATCATCTAGTTTTGATACGATTGTTGCCTCTGGCTATCGTGGGGCATTGCCACATGGTGTCGCATCGGATAAAGAAATTCAAAGCGGTGAACTTGTAACATTGGATTATGGCGCTCTATATCAAGGGTATTGTTCAGATACAACAAGAACGGTCGCAGTTGGAGAAATTAGTGATGAGCTAAAAACAATCTATGATACTGTATTAACGGCACAATTAACAGGTGTTGAAGGTGTCAAACCAGGGATCACTGGAAAAGAAGCAGATGCTATCGTACGGGATTACATTACGGAAAAAGGGTATGGGGATTATTTCGGCCATTCAACAGGACATGGTGTTGGAATGGAAGTTCACGAAGGACCTGGACTATCCCATCGTTCCAGCATAAAACTACAGCCAGGTATGGTAGTGACCGTTGAGCCCGGTATCTATGTACCAAACGTAGGTGGCTGTCGGATTGAGGATGATCTTGTTGTAACAGAAACAGGCAATGAGCGCTTGACTCTTGCTGAGAAAAAATTGATTCAATTATAAGTATAAGCGTGTTTTTTAAGGGAGGATTTTCAACATGATTTCAGTTAACGATTTTAAGACAGGTTTAACAATAGAAGTAGATAATGGCATTTGGCAAGTATTGGAATTCCAACATGTTAAGCCTGGTAAGGGTGCTGCGTTTGTTCGATCCAAATTACGTAATTTACGAAACGGCAATATTCAGGAGAAAACATTCCGTGGCGGTGAAAAAGTAAATAAAGCACATATTGAAAATAGAAAAATGCAATATTTATACGCTTCTGGTGATACGCATGCATTTATGGACACAAACACATATGAGCAAATTGAATTGCAATCGAGTCAAATTGAAGAGCAATTAAAATTTATGAAAGAGAATATGGAAGTTTCGGTCATTACGTATGAAGGTGAAATTCTTGGTGTTGAATTGCCAAATAACGTGGAATTAGAGGTTACTGAAACGGAACCGGGAATCAAAGGCGATACGGCTAGTGGTGGTTCCAAACCAGCTACCCTCGAAACTGGTCACATTGTACAAGTTCCATTTTTCGTAAATATTGGT
Coding sequences within:
- the efp gene encoding elongation factor P encodes the protein MISVNDFKTGLTIEVDNGIWQVLEFQHVKPGKGAAFVRSKLRNLRNGNIQEKTFRGGEKVNKAHIENRKMQYLYASGDTHAFMDTNTYEQIELQSSQIEEQLKFMKENMEVSVITYEGEILGVELPNNVELEVTETEPGIKGDTASGGSKPATLETGHIVQVPFFVNIGDVLVINTSDGKYVSRA
- a CDS encoding M24 family metallopeptidase is translated as MEKLTRLREELEANKLDALLITSPINRRYITGFTGTAGVAIVTQNDALFITDFRYIEQATEQAKDFKIVEHKQLIIQEISDQLKQLNVKRVGFEKEYVTFATYELYKKTIDQELLPVSDIIEKLRLIKSESELTTLKKAAKIADDAFVHIQNYIKPGVKEIDISNELEFFMRRQGATSSSFDTIVASGYRGALPHGVASDKEIQSGELVTLDYGALYQGYCSDTTRTVAVGEISDELKTIYDTVLTAQLTGVEGVKPGITGKEADAIVRDYITEKGYGDYFGHSTGHGVGMEVHEGPGLSHRSSIKLQPGMVVTVEPGIYVPNVGGCRIEDDLVVTETGNERLTLAEKKLIQL